Proteins encoded within one genomic window of Lagenorhynchus albirostris chromosome 9, mLagAlb1.1, whole genome shotgun sequence:
- the KCNE3 gene encoding potassium voltage-gated channel subfamily E member 3, with amino-acid sequence METTNGTETWYESLHTVLKALNATLHSNLLCQPGSDNLTEERRASLPGRDDNSYMYILFVMFLFAATVGSLILGYTRSRKVDKRSDPYHVYIKNRVSML; translated from the coding sequence ATGGAGACCACCAATGGGACTGAGACCTGGTATGAGAGCCTGCACACTGTGTTGAAGGCTCTAAATGCTACTCTTCACAGCAACTTGCTCTGCCAGCCAGGGTCAGACAACCTGACTGAGGAGAGGCGGGCCAGCCTACCTGGCCGTGATGACAACTCCTACATGTACATTCTCTTCGTCATGTTCCTATTTGCTGCCACTGTGGGCAGCCTCATCCTGGGATACACCCGCTCCCGCAAAGTGGATAAGCGCAGTGACCCCTATCATGTATACATCAAGAACCGTGTGTCTATGCTCTAA